From the genome of Sphingomonas sp. HMP6, one region includes:
- a CDS encoding DUF2721 domain-containing protein, translated as MYTFPAVSTIAQTIQLSLSPVFMLAGIGALLNVLVGRLARVVDRARALEDLHPLSSGPEHDRHVWELRLLDRRMSVINRSLVLATSSAVMTCLVVALLFIAELVQLHIGTVVALSFILAMGLLIASLVCFLIEVRISLSAIHVRQELLER; from the coding sequence ATGTACACCTTCCCCGCCGTCTCCACGATCGCGCAGACGATTCAGCTTTCGCTCTCGCCCGTCTTCATGCTGGCGGGGATCGGCGCGTTGCTCAACGTGCTGGTCGGGCGCCTGGCGCGCGTCGTCGATCGCGCCCGCGCGTTGGAGGATCTGCATCCTTTGTCGAGCGGCCCCGAACATGATCGCCATGTCTGGGAACTGCGCCTGCTCGACCGGCGCATGTCGGTGATCAACCGCTCGCTGGTGCTCGCCACGTCGAGCGCGGTGATGACGTGCCTCGTCGTCGCGCTCCTGTTCATCGCGGAGCTGGTACAGCTCCACATCGGGACCGTCGTCGCACTATCGTTCATCCTGGCGATGGGCTTGCTGATCGCCTCGCTTGTCTGCTTCCTGATCGAGGTGCGCATCTCGCTCTCCGCGATCCACGTCCGGCAGGAATTGTTGGAGCGATAA
- a CDS encoding GNAT family N-acetyltransferase, whose product MTKPMFLADFMRLPSLTRAVVLDGLAGAIDTVAEGAAPGHAFLRFGWFAAALAAYGGAARTIVVEEDGMPVVALPFVSVGPAAAGVATVPGSYWPFRSFPMHRDAGPRAIDALLTVLAGSVMALRIGPVYDKDQAVAPLLARARAKGWAVLDRFVADSFVFDLQQPDWPRGSSLRKNRFHEKHLADHGALDWRFPGGAEWAATFAAMAAVEQKSWIAARTDGRDAKFTDAGHGAFWRDVARDPVLARMLSAAMLTVDGQPAAFSFDLDCGATKYAIANSYDPAFAKHSPGKLLYYRNLIRARDAGIATVDWGAGDSGYKQTIGAMQGPVLRDWLLVRPGLPALVGQMLKGWWGASGNPG is encoded by the coding sequence ATGACTAAGCCGATGTTCCTTGCCGACTTTATGCGCCTGCCCTCGCTGACGCGTGCGGTTGTGCTCGACGGGTTGGCGGGCGCGATCGACACCGTTGCCGAGGGGGCTGCACCGGGCCATGCATTCCTGCGCTTTGGGTGGTTCGCGGCGGCGCTGGCGGCTTACGGTGGCGCGGCGCGGACCATCGTGGTCGAGGAGGATGGCATGCCGGTCGTCGCCTTGCCGTTCGTAAGCGTTGGGCCGGCGGCGGCTGGGGTGGCGACGGTACCGGGCAGTTACTGGCCGTTCCGTAGCTTTCCGATGCACCGCGACGCCGGCCCGCGCGCGATTGATGCGCTGCTGACTGTGCTCGCAGGGTCGGTCATGGCACTGCGGATCGGGCCGGTGTACGATAAGGATCAGGCGGTGGCGCCGTTGCTGGCGCGCGCACGGGCGAAGGGCTGGGCGGTGCTCGACCGCTTCGTCGCCGACAGTTTCGTGTTCGACCTGCAGCAGCCCGATTGGCCGCGCGGATCGAGCTTGCGCAAGAACCGCTTCCACGAAAAGCATCTGGCCGATCACGGCGCGCTCGACTGGCGTTTTCCGGGCGGAGCGGAATGGGCAGCGACGTTCGCTGCGATGGCGGCGGTCGAACAGAAAAGCTGGATCGCCGCGCGCACCGATGGCCGCGACGCGAAGTTCACCGATGCGGGCCATGGTGCCTTCTGGCGTGACGTCGCGCGTGATCCGGTGCTGGCGCGGATGCTGTCGGCCGCGATGCTGACGGTAGACGGGCAGCCTGCGGCTTTCTCGTTCGACCTCGATTGCGGTGCCACAAAATATGCCATCGCCAACAGTTACGATCCGGCGTTCGCCAAGCATTCGCCGGGCAAGCTGCTTTACTATCGCAACCTCATTCGTGCGCGCGACGCCGGGATCGCGACGGTCGATTGGGGGGCGGGGGACAGCGGCTATAAGCAGACGATCGGCGCGATGCAGGGGCCGGTGCTGCGCGACTGGTTGCTGGTGCGCCCGGGCCTGCCCGCGCTCGTCGGGCAAATGCTGAAAGGGTGGTGGGGCGCGAGCGGCAATCCCGGTTGA
- a CDS encoding UvrB/UvrC motif-containing protein, with protein sequence MDEIERVRIAMEAAAEALDFEQARRLRDQLSLLRSGASLADAEAADTADLMRQQPGAMGLGSSQQRMTPPPGWQKPKKPDPMTRATGRRQTRT encoded by the coding sequence ATGGATGAGATCGAACGCGTACGCATCGCCATGGAAGCCGCCGCCGAGGCGCTCGATTTCGAGCAGGCGCGGCGCTTGCGCGACCAGCTCTCGCTGTTGCGCAGCGGTGCGAGCCTCGCCGACGCCGAAGCCGCCGACACTGCCGACCTGATGCGCCAGCAGCCCGGCGCGATGGGACTGGGCAGCAGCCAGCAACGCATGACGCCCCCACCCGGGTGGCAAAAACCGAAAAAGCCCGACCCGATGACCCGCGCCACCGGACGACGTCAGACGCGCACGTAG
- the trmB gene encoding tRNA (guanine(46)-N(7))-methyltransferase TrmB — MTDPMTTRRLYGRRQGHKLRLGQADLVEQLLPEISVPDTGPIDATTLFGADRPLEVEIGFGAGEHLAGQAAARRATGFIGCEPFLNGVVGALSHVRDEALDNVRLHMGDALDVLERLPDASLSRVYLLHPDPWRKARHAKRRMVNHGPLDLIAAKLKPGAEFRLGTDDPTYCRWSMMIMNQRRDFVWTAQAPADFLTRPEDWPETRYERKARRQGREVWYFRYVRV; from the coding sequence ATGACCGATCCGATGACCACCCGCCGCCTCTATGGCCGCCGCCAAGGGCATAAGTTGCGCCTCGGCCAGGCCGATCTTGTCGAGCAATTGCTGCCCGAGATCAGCGTGCCCGACACCGGGCCGATCGATGCCACGACGCTGTTCGGGGCGGATCGCCCGCTCGAGGTCGAAATCGGCTTCGGCGCGGGCGAGCATCTGGCGGGGCAAGCCGCCGCGCGGCGCGCTACCGGCTTCATCGGGTGCGAGCCGTTCCTCAACGGCGTCGTTGGCGCGCTCAGCCATGTCCGCGACGAAGCGCTCGACAATGTCCGGCTGCACATGGGCGATGCGCTCGACGTGCTTGAACGCTTGCCCGATGCGTCGCTGTCGCGCGTGTACCTGCTCCACCCCGATCCGTGGCGCAAAGCGCGCCATGCCAAGCGCCGCATGGTCAATCACGGCCCGCTCGACCTGATCGCCGCGAAGCTGAAGCCGGGTGCAGAATTCCGGCTCGGCACGGATGACCCGACCTATTGCCGCTGGTCGATGATGATCATGAACCAGCGCCGCGATTTCGTGTGGACGGCGCAGGCGCCGGCGGATTTCCTGACGCGCCCCGAGGACTGGCCCGAAACGCGCTACGAACGCAAAGCGCGGCGGCAGGGGCGCGAGGTCTGGTACTTCCGCTACGTGCGCGTCTGA
- the metK gene encoding methionine adenosyltransferase has protein sequence MRSSFLFTSESVSEGHPDKVADQISDTVVDLFLSKDPYARIACETLTTTNLVVLAGEIRCKGVYENGQWADGALAEIEAAVRNTVREIGYEQSGFHWETFAFHNNLHGQSAEIAMGVDEGANKDEGAGDQGIMFGYATDETPGLMPATLYYSHKILERMAADRHSGAAPFLEPDAKSQVTLEYKDEKPVRATALVVSTQHAAGYCLQGDNANPALYDELHKYVSGVLHDVLPEGFISDDTAIYINPTGAFEIGGPDGDAGVTGRKIIVDTYGGAAPHGGGAFSGKDPTKVDRSAAYVSRYMAKNVVAAGLARRCTIQLSYAIGIAEPLSLYVDLHGTGSVSEAKIEEVLPKLVRLTPKGIREHLKLNAPIYKRTAAYGHFGREPDADGFTWEKTDLVDALKAAVAA, from the coding sequence ATGCGTTCCAGTTTTCTCTTCACCTCCGAATCGGTCTCCGAAGGCCATCCAGACAAGGTCGCCGACCAGATTAGCGACACCGTCGTCGATCTGTTCCTGAGCAAGGACCCTTATGCGCGCATCGCGTGCGAAACGCTGACCACCACCAATCTGGTCGTGCTCGCCGGCGAAATCCGCTGCAAGGGCGTGTATGAGAATGGCCAATGGGCCGACGGCGCGCTCGCCGAGATCGAAGCGGCGGTCCGCAACACCGTGCGCGAGATCGGCTATGAGCAGTCGGGCTTCCACTGGGAAACCTTCGCGTTTCACAACAACCTCCACGGCCAGTCGGCGGAAATCGCGATGGGCGTGGACGAAGGCGCGAACAAGGATGAAGGCGCTGGCGACCAAGGCATCATGTTCGGCTACGCCACCGACGAGACGCCGGGCCTGATGCCCGCGACGCTCTATTACAGCCACAAAATCCTCGAGCGGATGGCCGCCGATCGCCATTCGGGCGCGGCTCCGTTCCTAGAGCCCGACGCGAAGAGCCAGGTCACGCTGGAATATAAGGACGAAAAGCCGGTCCGCGCGACCGCTCTGGTCGTCTCGACCCAGCACGCGGCGGGCTATTGCCTGCAGGGCGACAATGCCAACCCGGCGCTGTACGACGAACTGCACAAGTACGTCAGCGGCGTGCTGCACGACGTGCTGCCCGAGGGCTTCATCTCGGACGACACCGCGATCTACATCAACCCGACGGGTGCCTTTGAAATCGGCGGGCCGGACGGCGATGCGGGCGTGACCGGCCGCAAGATCATCGTCGACACCTACGGCGGTGCTGCCCCGCATGGCGGCGGCGCGTTCAGCGGCAAGGATCCGACCAAGGTCGACCGCTCGGCCGCCTATGTCAGCCGCTATATGGCGAAGAACGTTGTCGCCGCTGGTCTGGCGCGCCGCTGCACGATCCAGCTCAGCTATGCGATCGGCATTGCCGAGCCGCTGTCGCTCTATGTCGATCTGCACGGCACCGGATCGGTCAGCGAAGCCAAGATCGAGGAAGTGCTGCCCAAGCTCGTTCGCCTGACCCCCAAAGGCATTCGCGAGCATCTCAAGCTCAACGCCCCGATCTACAAGCGCACCGCCGCCTACGGCCATTTCGGTCGCGAGCCCGATGCCGACGGCTTCACCTGGGAAAAGACCGATCTGGTCGACGCGCTGAAGGCAGCGGTGGCTGCGTAA
- the lnt gene encoding apolipoprotein N-acyltransferase: MTARPALFSLLLGGIAATGFAPLGWWPVTLACFAAWMWLTHSAPSLKAVLWRGWLFGLAHFTVGNYWIAKAFTFQDAMPQALGIVAPVLLSVYLAIFPMAAGAVAWRFRRARPDTAFVLIFAAAWISTEYLRGTMLTGYPWNPLSEVWLPVYPISTLAMYVGTYALSGMTVLLAGILLMALKDEGLRWGRVPTTFLFLIGCLTILSWGGAPTLVKSAEANAPRIRVVQPNLDQEQRPREDYAEANLTALAKLSGTPGPAPRLIVWPEGALRFLPEYGYPPAYYWKGAPAVTRARIAALLGPNDIVLTGGNALKFDAAGNVSAATNSIFIFDSKGAIRDRYDKAHLVPWGEYLPARPLMSAIGLSRLVPGEFDFAAGKGPATLSLPPFGAVGFQICYEIIFSGAVVDPAHRPAFIFHPSNDSWYGPWGLAEHLAQARMRAIEEGLPVIRATPTGISAIIDAQGRVLAQVPAEKAGAIELPIPPAAAPTLFARVGNLMAFLVALILVLSAIAFRRFAR; encoded by the coding sequence ATGACCGCCCGCCCCGCCCTCTTCTCGCTCCTGCTCGGTGGAATCGCCGCAACGGGATTCGCGCCGCTCGGGTGGTGGCCCGTCACGCTCGCGTGCTTCGCCGCGTGGATGTGGCTTACTCATTCCGCGCCGAGCCTGAAGGCGGTGCTGTGGCGCGGGTGGCTGTTCGGGCTCGCGCATTTCACGGTCGGCAATTACTGGATCGCCAAGGCCTTCACCTTTCAGGACGCGATGCCGCAGGCGCTCGGGATCGTCGCGCCGGTATTGCTGTCGGTCTATCTGGCGATCTTTCCGATGGCGGCCGGCGCGGTCGCCTGGCGCTTCCGGCGCGCGCGGCCCGATACGGCATTCGTGCTGATCTTCGCGGCGGCGTGGATATCCACCGAATATCTGCGCGGTACGATGCTGACCGGCTATCCGTGGAACCCGCTGTCGGAGGTATGGCTGCCAGTATATCCGATCTCGACGCTTGCTATGTATGTCGGGACCTATGCCCTTTCAGGGATGACGGTGCTGCTCGCGGGCATCTTGTTAATGGCCCTCAAAGATGAAGGGCTTCGTTGGGGTCGCGTTCCAACGACTTTTCTGTTTCTGATCGGTTGTTTAACGATCCTATCTTGGGGCGGCGCTCCAACCCTGGTCAAGTCAGCCGAAGCCAACGCCCCCCGCATCCGCGTCGTGCAACCCAATCTCGACCAGGAACAGCGCCCGCGCGAGGATTATGCCGAGGCCAACCTCACAGCCCTCGCCAAGCTCAGCGGCACCCCCGGCCCCGCCCCGCGCCTGATCGTCTGGCCCGAGGGCGCGTTGCGCTTCCTGCCCGAATACGGCTACCCGCCGGCCTATTATTGGAAAGGCGCTCCCGCCGTCACGCGCGCGCGGATCGCTGCGTTGCTCGGCCCGAACGACATCGTGCTAACCGGCGGCAATGCGCTGAAATTCGACGCGGCGGGCAATGTCAGCGCCGCGACCAACTCCATCTTCATCTTTGATTCGAAAGGCGCCATTCGCGACCGCTACGACAAGGCGCATCTCGTGCCGTGGGGCGAATATCTGCCCGCGCGCCCGCTGATGTCGGCGATCGGCCTGTCGCGGCTCGTGCCCGGCGAGTTCGACTTCGCCGCCGGCAAAGGCCCGGCCACGCTATCGCTGCCACCGTTCGGCGCGGTCGGGTTCCAGATTTGCTACGAAATCATCTTCTCGGGCGCAGTCGTCGACCCGGCGCACCGCCCCGCCTTCATCTTCCACCCCTCGAACGACAGTTGGTATGGCCCATGGGGGCTCGCCGAGCATCTCGCCCAAGCGCGGATGCGCGCGATCGAGGAGGGGTTGCCCGTGATCCGCGCAACACCGACCGGCATTTCCGCGATCATCGACGCGCAGGGCCGCGTGCTCGCACAGGTCCCGGCGGAGAAAGCCGGCGCGATCGAACTGCCCATCCCGCCCGCCGCCGCACCCACGCTGTTCGCGCGTGTCGGCAACCTGATGGCATTTCTTGTGGCGCTGATACTGGTATTGTCCGCGATTGCGTTCCGGCGGTTCGCGCGATAG